CTACATTCTGAACTTTAACAAGGGGTTATATGTGGCATGTTACTTATTTGGTTATTTTTGAGATCAACATAGACTGCTAGATACTGAGAGAGAATGTAAGTATCATGCCGCACCTCCTCTCCCTCTGGACCTGGAGGAGTATCCTCCTCTTCCGCcccactgctgctgctgctggtacTGCTCCTTTGACATGGCCACCTTGACCTCACACtgcacacacattcacagattCCACATAACTAACAGAAAGCCATTATATTCACAATAAGTCTCACAAAGGTTGTCAAAAGCATTTCACCCCAAATGCAAAAGAAAAGAGAGTACAATGCCGGCTATAACTGATATGGTAAAACCGACGACATTATAAACTGTGTTTATAATTGCTTTAGAAGCCTTGGAAGCTAAAGCTCACGATTAAGGTATGGGCCTTTACGTTTCCAACACACGCCTGAGGTGTTTTGCCAATCACAACGTACTGGGTcagctggccaatcagagcaatcagggtttttttttttttttagaagacaGGGCTTTGTAGAAATCATCATGTTTCAAAGAGACTGGGAACAGAGGTGCTgcaataatgtacagtatgtgaaaaataatgttttttgaacattaaagcatgttaacctattctagtaaaataaataaaaaatgcactttTAAAATAGCACCATATGATGACCCCTTTAATtaaaatgggggggggggaacaataataatttaaaaaaaaaacatggccaCAAATTAACTTGGTTGTGGGAACAAATTCTTAATTCATGGCCACAATATCTGTTTTCCCCTCCTATCATGTGTGGGGCTCTATAATACAAAAACTATAGGGAAACACATTTGAATGACATTTTGCTTAGAAATAATGAAGctatataacatttataatttaagaCACCGTAATTTCAAATGGCCAGATCATGTGCATTAGGATTGTTAAGACTTTACCTTACTTAAACCAATGTTGTGGTACTTCTTCTCCATAATTTTCTTTACTGGTTCCTCCTCTTTAAATGTTATGAAACAAAACCCTcgtcttttatttgttttattctcCATTGGCAGCTCAATGGAGTCCACCTAGGGAAAATATAAAGATGAAATGCAAatcctaatatatatatttattatgaacATCCATCAAATGTACACTTTCTCCATACCTCTCCATAGGCATCAAAGTACTCTCGGATCTTCTCTTCTGGAGTATCTGGGGAAAGACCTCCCACAAATATCTTCTTCACAGGCTCTTTGGACTTCATGGCCTTTGCTTTCTTAGGGTCAATCACTTTTCCATTCAGTTTGTGCTCCTTTTGCGTGATCACCTTTGGCAAGGATCAGATATCAAATTATGATTTAATCAGTCTAAAAAgtacataaatacacacacaaatgctaTCTGTAAAGATACCTTTTCTACACTCTCAGCTTCTTTAAACAGAACAAAGCCAAATCCTCTAGACCGGCCTGTCAAAGGATCCAGTTTCAAGGTGCAGTCGACCACCTCTCCAAATTTGGTGAAGTAGTCCTTCAAGTCTTTCTTAGTTGTGTCCCAACTCAACCCTCCAACGAACATTTTCCTAAAAACAAAGCAACTGACGTGAGAACAGGCAGTGGCTGAGGATATTAAGGTGATTTACAGAAATCATATATTAGTTAAAAACAATTACTACTTCGTTATGTTTCAAGTCTTACTTTGCCAAGAAGCTAGTCATGTAtatttatgaataataatatacaatgtAACATGATAAAACTACACAACACACTAAACGCATAGCACCAATTCCATTTATTTAGAGTTTCTCGTTTGAAAAGACGCTTTTGACATTTGACAATCTTGAATTTGAAAGGCAAATGTGTTTGGAAAAATAACAAACAGCTGCATCCTCATGAATATGCGCACACGACTAATGAATATTCACAATTATACTCTGACAAATGAATATTCACGTCAGGTACACAGTTTGCACCTTAAATTTTGGCCTATAAAGCAAAATTAAGGTATTGATTCACAGAAAATTAGCTTAATTTGTACTTGTTTGAAAGAAACCCGTTAGAATAAGTCGAATAGACTCTAAAGAGTCACAAAAATTCCTGAACTAATCTATTAGAATAAGGAAATGATGTCTAAATTCGAGTTTATTTATTGCCGTCTCCATGGTGTTACAGGAGCCGAGACTCACCCTTCATCCTCCTCGTTTTTACTGGCATCTATCTTGGAGCCCTCCGCCTCTCCCTgtccgccctcatcatcagcgCCCGGCATCTGCTCTTCACCTAAACCCTCTCCATCATCATCctccatcttcatcatcatcatcatcgagTCTTCGCCCAGATTCTGCTCCTCCGACATCTTTGTTCAATTCTTGGCAAAAATGTGCGCTATTACGTCGTGTTTTCTTGaggaaaacgtctcaggttataaCCGAACCGAAATGACTGTAAATCGTGTTGAATAGTCTCAGAATCGCATTTATTTTAGCCTCTTTGCTGGATGTCGATGGCAACGGCGTCCATTCACAAAATGGCGGAGAAACGGAAGTTGAACGTAATGACGTCACCTCAAAACCGCGACGTCACTCTTGTGCACATtggtttttttggttttttttttttttttaagaaatcatAGATCCCGTATATTATAAACCtcttgtatgtatgtatatcaTTTAATTAGTCTGTACATCCCCAACAACGTGAAAACAagttcatatatttttttaatataacgcAAATATGTATTACAACTCCAGTTAAAGTCTGCATGCAGAGGTAGTGTATAActcagaaaatgaaaacagCACAACAAAATTTTTTCCCATTTTTTAATCCCTTTATCCAAAAAACTTAAGGAAAAGaactaaaatacaaaataaaggaCACTTTTCCTAATCAAGACTTAAGAACACAGCACAAAACCTACAGGTTCGGTCTGAACAAAGCACAGAATAAGACAAACTTGGAAACAAAACGTCTCGCTATTTACAAGGTCAGACACTGAATTTGTCCCCAGAGGACcgaataacatttttaatagttgtttAAGGACAGGATTCCACAAGCTGCCTCCGAGGAGCAATGTCGAAGTCAGCCTGCCGACCTACAAGAGAAGATACACAAGATGAATGACTCCGATTTGGACGTGTCAAAAACAGCACGTCCATGTTTCAGTGTTTAACTTCTTGAGCTGTCGATTTTAAACTAGGAAAATCATCATTAAAGATTAAAGATCATATGTTCGACGTCTTATATTTGACAAAACAGCTCATAAGCCAGCAAAAGCTTCAGCTCCAAGTGGTTGGTTGACCATTCGAGGAGCGAGCCCAAACGTCTTAACCTGAAAATCGCAATGTCATTTGCATTTAGCCAATACATGAGTTGGTTTCATCTGTCTAATACAGATTTGTCAGCTTTTAATGGCTTCGTAAACCCACTTTACATATGATCTTTAAAAGCTACGTTTAAGAAAAAGCCTTGAGGTGTACCCATTTGAAGTTCTCTATGGCCTCTAAAGAAAAAGCAAGCATTATGAGAGAGTTTATGCAATTATTTACAAGGGAGGTGACCGTTTTAAGGAAGAAaccaaagaaaacaaataaataaaaatcactgAAGCTCCACAACTGAAATACAAGAGCACTACAATTGAAAAAGAGAATACAACAAAGCAGTTATGAATCACTTTTAGGTTACATTAGTAAAGTCCTGGAAAAAACACACTTTAACTGTTAACGAAAACCAACAACTTAAGGAAAATGGGGGAATCtcctttgtctttttgtttgttttacgcTGGTACAGGAAGTTTGAAGAGACCATACCACAGGACAGCGCTTTCTTGTGCATGCCGTGCTCTCTGCCCGCTATGTGCGACGCCCAGAGAATGTCGTGGTCAGGTGACACACGGCCTGCAATGAAGTCCCCGCTGGCAGGTACAAACAAGGTACAATAATCAGAATTAGggaaagaaaggaaaaataagGAGAGGCGCCCTTACTCTGTACCCCTTAGCTGTTCTTTACCTGTTAGCATTGCTATCAAGTCTCTATGTTATTCCTTTATGATCACCTGTTAAAAGCAGGAGGAGGAAAAGGAAAACCTACAGAAAAACACTTACGTTTTTCTGGCACGCTAAAAAGGCAAAATGGCTACACAAACATTAGCAATTAAAGATCTATAGACATGTATTCAACTCAATTGCATTGATATGCATAGGCCTTAGGCTTAGTTATTGTCTATTGATCTTTAACATTGAGGTCGGGTCCAGAGCGTGGCGAAGATGTGACCTTACCATTTATCTGAATGTGTTTAGCCACTTCATCAATACGGCTGGTAGCTGTTCTGATGGTTTCCGCTCTCTCGTGAGGCCTTGCCATAACTGCTCTGTTGACCTACAAAAATTCAATACATATACACAGTGACAAGAGACACATTTGTAAGAAAGCAATTAAATACCTAATTGTCACTTAATGGGCATAAAAGCTACACGTAACAGGTGACGCACAAAATTAATcacaaaaactgttttgttgggacaaaaatgtgcataaactGCCAAAGCCAGACAAAATGGCACTGGCCATTTGACAATCCATTACATGCCAAGAACATCTAAAGCTATGTTCAGATTGCAGGcaaattggatttttttttttttttttaaattaatgttttcaggCAGACTGTCCGCACTATTAATTGCAAGTAATCAAATAAGATGCGTGTCCAGACATAACCAACCTATTTGCATGGGTTGCTTTGGTAATGACGTAGGGGACAAATACAGGACAAATGGACGTGCATCATCTTGCTCTCTAAATTAGCGCCCTGTTGAGTCACAGTACAGAACTCCTCCGTTGAACGGGAAAATGCTGAAATCTTTGGACATACCATTTGAACACTGTATGAATACTTCCTCACCAGTTGACGTTATCATTGTGTGTCGCATTAAGAGTGACGCAAAAAAGATTTGAGCAGCCAGAGCATCCAGACTGAAACGCATCTGTAAAAATCTGACTGGAATCGCATTTTAATCCACCTCCATATGTGGCTTTAATCTGATTTTTTGCTGTCCAGACTTTTAAAAACCCATCTGAATAAAATCtggatatacaaaaaaaaaaaaaaaaaaaaaagatttttgctgGCACTCTGAACATGGCCTAAAGTTCTATTTATCTAATGATGGGAAAAGTCTTACATGCCCTGGAATTCAGAACGTACATATATTTGAGATCACCATTTTCAAATGTTCTTACACATGGGAGTCTATTCAATGAATGGTACAAAAACTATTCCAAATTAgctgtttcatattttttattgacaaaaaaaaaaaaaaaaaaaggtaaaaaaggtaaaaaaaaaaaaaaattaaggcgagacactacaggcaaaaacagtttttttcatGCATCTGTCAATTTGAAATTTTGGGCTATTTGGCTTTTCATTAAGTGTTTCAAactagtggaaagaaaacatccaaaatacacttttaagtgttgcttttattgcactttatctatttgtgtATGTAGGTTACAATTATAATACATACTTTTAAAGGCTGTTctctcaaaattatttttttccctcctgCACTGAACCAGAAAACTTCAGCAGTTCTTACATACCAAAATGTTACAGTTTTTatcctatctatattctgaaggtttttactgaggggtttgttttattttatttacctaATTTTCTACAatattttattcctaaaaaaaaaaaaaaggtaaaacttattttatggctgttgacagtattcagatttatggagtgataaaaagagaaatCCAAAATCCCCTCCGCAAAAACCTTTAattctaatatgtcaacaaaatgaaaaactttGGACCTGGCTTAATCCAGCTTTCAGATttctgttctggaaatgtatgcaaattagtgcatatttaattggataatgcctcatttgcatgtttaaatataacttttcagaaaacttgtaatacaaaaaaaagtttgcaattCTTAATCCAATCAATCAACCTGGGTATGGTGATGTCTATTACTTATAATAGATATAATGGTTATCTAAATTTAGAAAAATCCCTATTCATCTGGGGTGTGTCTTGCCTTAAGtggtattaaaattaattatatttaaaacatgctTTGATAATATTTACGGTTTTTAAAAGGTCAAATtgtaaattttatacatttgtgcGCTGAATTGTGTTGTGTATTCAGAACTTTCACTTTTGCAGCCCTAAAAGCCCAGAGTTAAACTATACCCAACTATTGCCTAAACTAAATGGTTTTATAATTAATTGCTTCCTAAAGACAGGTTAAAGggagagaaaaaataaataaataaataaaagtacatCATAAATATCAATGTGTGGGTCTCTTGAGGGTTAAATGTGTGCAAAATTACCATTGTAATCATCATAGCCTTGTCCATAGCCATAATTTGGATAGTTGTATCCTGAATAGTCATAGCCAGAATAGCCATTATAGCCCTGGTTGTATCCGTTGCCGTAGCCTCCATAGTTCTGGCCATAGTAGCTGTTGTATCCTTGATTATAGCCTTGGCCCTGTCCTGTTCAGAAAGAGTTAGAGAACCCTTTAGGTCAAGAAGCGCTAGAAGCAGCAGCTGGCCAAAGAGACGGCCATCTCTAGATTGGCATACCTCTTCCACGGCCTCCTCGTCCTCCTCCTCGTCCTCCTCCAAAGCCCCGGTCCGCCCTGTTCTGCTGCTGTCTGTACACTTCTTTAGGCTGGGCAACTTTGACTTCACACTGACAACAAATGTAAAGAGCATTACTACCATGTTGAATTGGGTGATGTATTGATTTATTCACAGAAATACAAGTTGACAGTATAAAATTAATCAGCTTTTTataaatgtgcattttattAGCATCCCTGACAGCAAAACAACATTAAAGTTGGTCAATTTAATTCTCATAATTTCTCATTAATTAGAACTAATAATTTAAAAGAACCAATTCACAACACTGATTCAACAATTATACATATAACATTCACTAAGgtacattaaaatgtttagcaATATGAAGGTAAATATACAGCCATTTATTACTATGTactgcaaaaaaagaaagattaaaTATTGTTTGCGTTGGAAGTAATGGAAAACTTGTTCTTAACTatatttttactgtgtttttgctattaaattaaatattatacacaaaaaaaaaaaaaatatatatatatatatatatatatatatatatatataatatatatataaaatatatatatatatatatatatatatatatatatataaaaataaatacacaatagaTGTTTAGTCTGCTAAAACATCCTTTATAACCATTTCAGAGAAAATTTACAGcagtttataataatttttgtcaaaatttattcctgtgatcaaagctgaattttcagaatcattactccattcttcagtcacatgatccttcagaaataattctaatatgctgatttgatgctcaagaaacatttctgatcatcaatgttaaaaacagttgcgCTGCTTCATATCTTTGTGGAAACTGCCACATTTTTTCACAATTCTTTGATGAAgagaaaagttcaaaagaaaagcatttatatgaaatcttttgtaacattagaaatctcttatttactgtcacttttgatcagtttaatgtatccttgatgaataaaactttcaaaaatattaaccccaaacatttgaatggtagtgcaaatataaaataaataggtATAAAAACAATACTGAGGTGGATTGCATGCTTACTATGACCTGTTTTATTTATACAGAATGAGGTACTGGTGTTCATCTGCAAGATATTTCATACATACCTTCCCTGATCCAATTTGATGGTATCTGTTCTCCAGCAGTTTCTGAACTGGATCCTCTAAAACATATGTCACAAAGCAGAATCCCCGCCTCTCGTTTGTTTTAGTGTCCATGGGAAGCTCAATGCTTTCAATCTTTAGACAGAAAAATAACAGATTAGTTTATATGTACCAGTGTGGCGGTCAAAAGACCAAAAATGTTTATTCCATTACATGCATGTTCATAGTTAGATGTTAATTCAGATCTTAGTTTAGTTACTCACATCCCCATAAGCTCCAAAGTATTCCCGGATCTGTTCCTCAGTTGTGTCTGGACTTAGACCTCCGACAAAAACCTTCTTGGGGGGTTCCTTGCCTTTAATTGCTTTGGCTCTCTTGGGATCAATCAATTTGCCATCCAGCTTGTGCTCCTTCAGCTCTAACACCTGAACACATGAAGAACTGGCTATGAACATGATGTCAAAGTAATGCTATCACTAAATTTAACGACTGGCAGGGAACATTTACCTTATCAACACTCTCAGCATCTCTGAAGAGGACGAAACCAAAGCCCCTGGAGCGGCCGGTCATGGGGTCTGTTTTGATGGTGCAGTCCAGGACTTCTCCAAACTTGGACAGGTAGTCAGTAAGGTCTTTCTTGCTGGTGTCCCAACTGAGCCCACCGATGAACATTTTCCTactcaaaaacaaacaacattcaTTTCAAGCAACCGAATAAACGATGCACTAACATGTAACTGCTGATATTTTATGTACATTTGATGGTGATGCATGTCAGGAATGCAACACAgtcaaatggaaaaaaaaaaacaaaaaaacattaaacccGGAATAACTGTAATAATACCCAATTAATCACAAAGCCGTTAGACGCCAATATGCTAATACTATGGAGACGGGTTAATAACAATAACTAGGTTTCGAGCATGTTAAGCTAAAAACATTATGCATATGAACAATATAAGCGTTTGAAACGACATAGATGTAAATAAAGGATGGCAACATGTGATTTTCATGAGAATTACTATTTAAAGTCAGCGAGGCGCTTCGTTGTGTGGTGAAGGCCGCGCGCTCCGAGACTCACCCGTCATCCTCCTGGTTCTTACTCGCGTTTATTTTGGAGCCTTCTGGAAACTCGTCAGTGCTGAAGTCACCTTGTTCTTCGGCCTGCATTTTGGAGTATGTGTAGTTTGATCCGACGCTAActatataatagtatatattACAGCGGTTTTAAAAGGTCAAAGACTCCAACACGAATAAAGTGCCGCGTTGATTAAAATGGCGGACTGAGATCAGTGACGAAATCCATCCGTCTGCTCGAGGAAGCGGGggcagtgggcggggcttatgTTAATAGTTGCAAATCCTTATTTATGGGGAATATCTATGAAAACAACCTTATAAAACAACATACTTAGTAGATATTATAGATATAATAGTAGATATTGTAATACATAATTACATATTTAGTGCACtttgaaataatttttatttatttctacagATATGTATAAATAAGAGATCTAACCACAATGTTCTTTTTATAATAATGGCCTAGGTACCTTATTAATATTTGCATTCTATTAAATAATTCCAATGAATGTGTCATTGGATAGATTTGTTGCGGGTCACATATGCAGCTTTGAAAAGGAGGCGTTCCCCGTGATCGTTTGTCACCTGCTGCGCGCGATGCCTTCCATTTAATTAGTtcgccaaaaaataaataaataataattaattcagcaaatgtttattaatttgcttttttaattcattttaaatgtacatgTAGGGCGTTGTTTTATTAACgtttaaagttttatttcagCATGTGTTTTGTGGTGAAGCACAATAAGatgtaaatttatattaatacaaATAATGAATTTCAAGCGCTCAAAATTCAGCAAAAATCAATATCCGTTATTACTGTCTGTTATAAatcattcaatcaatcaatcaataaataattatgtctttcattaaattaaaatgattaaaagccTAAAATGTTGCTGCATgtaaaactatattttaaaatatatattttaacatttcagttcttttaaaaatgactttaaaatgacAGTAGGCTGACTGTAGCCTACATTATCccttaattatttattactCTGACCActcttttagaaaaaaaaagagtaaatatAACAATTGTAAatctaaaaatgaataaaatattttatgtctttttgtCTAAAAGAGATTAATCtcatttaattgtttatatGAACAATCTAGTCTCTCCTATTATAACCAGCTGTAAGCTAAAACTGTTTCAGTGTCTGCCTTTAACATTAGGCTACTATTATCCAAGCTACAGTGTTTTGTAAACAGTTTACACAAATGTATCCAAAAGCGGTGTTTGACTATAAAGAACATGAGTTAAAGAATGTTATGCAGTaggttaaattattttattatttatagccTTACATTTAGGCTACTTCCTCACTCAACAGCCCTTCCCAGCCTGCAGTGTTGCCAgatggaataaaaataaaacgcCAAAACGCTATTTAGGCTACttattaaattacaaaataaatactttcctGGATAAAATATTTCCTTTATTGAGCCACCACTACAACAGATGTGTAGAAGAAATATGTgtttctaaatatattgttgttgttgttgttgttgttattttcaatATTAGCCTACTATTGACTTGTCTATTTCcactatattaaatataaatgtagaGCTGTTGCATATGATGATATATCGTTCAAACTTTGTATGCATGTTTAAAAGCAAATGTATAGCAAATGAACTGTACTAATGTAGCATGAATTATGTGATGATAGAGGGAAGGATTCTCTGTGAGGACTTGGCAACCCTGTAACCGCTCCATGTGTTAGCTACTCACCGCTAGCCTGCATGCTATTATTGATTCATTTGTCAAAATCCGAGCCTCTTATCTGatataatcaaataaaacacaGGACTTTAACAGACATATATATCGTTTGCCATTGATAAAAATGGCAGCGATTGCAATACCAGAAAATACTAGAGTCTTTCTTCTGGACATTGAAGGAACCACGACGCCCATCACGTTTGTCAAGGTAAGAGCCCAGAGTCTGAGATATAAATCACGTTCATTATGTGCAAGGAGAGATGGTTTATTCTGTGATCTCTTGCCTGTAGGACATCTTATTTCCCTACATCAGAGAGAATCTGGAGGAATATCTATCTGCACACTGGGAAGAGGACGAGTGCAAACAAGATGTGCATCTGCTCAAGAAACAGGTCAACACCTTTCAAAACACCCGTTATGGGCTTTATCTCAAATGGTGGTTATGTCAACGATTTTGAATACgttttcatttgtatttaaatataaaccTTGAAGTAAACAAAATGTGTGCAACAATGTTTTGTtcttaattgttttttaatctACTTTATCTACCTTTTTAGTCACTCTCAAGATATATTAAAAGTGAAACTCTTGTAAAACAGACACTTACACAAAAGCACCAGGCTATTTTCATGTTTGGTTGTGCTGCCATAGTAATACAATGGATTTTGGACATGTAACATTGTAGTACAAGATTGTATTCTCTGGAAAGATTCATGTTAAGTGTCCATGTCCAAAAATATGGCGAAGTCTTGGAAATCTTTAGAGAAAAAcagtgtataataataataataataataataataataagattaaaataaataaaaaaggattaacatacacatttaaataaaaaaatgaataaaataaataataaaaatgattaaaataaacaaatagataaattaattttgattaaataaacaaataaataatacactGTAGTACAGTACTAAAGTGAGTAGAAAAAACGTTTTAATATAATACACAATATAAATTTTTAAGGAACAAATTTGgtattttagtttaaatatagatttattaatatttagaattagctttcattttatatttttattttgacatgttattattatgtgcttttgtcattttatttgttgtcgtttttgttttttgttttctatttaggtttaatttatttttatttaatttatttccagttaataaaattttagtgcttcaacttaaacttatttcagtttattgccaaggcgacatttctaattttcattaatatttatattttattttatttcaattgacAGAAATGTTTTAATACTTTTAGTTAACCATGAATGCTTGTTTCTACtattgaataaaaaattaaaaaggtaattgcgactttttatctcacaattctgacttttttcccacaattatgagtttatatatTGCAGTTGTGAGgggaaaatgtcagaattgtgagataaaacgTTCCTGAATCATTCTTAAGCTAAGACTCCTGCGTAGAAGTTTTTAAGCTAAATTAGGAGCTTTCTGAGAGGATTCTTAGAAGCTTTAAGAATATGGGCCCTGGTCTTTACATATAAAATGAATTTACAGCTGCCTTTTAAATTTGAGCATTTTGGTTCTGTGGCATGAGAACGATCATACATATGGGGTCCGTGGCATCCAAAAGACTGAAACACCTGCTCTACTTGGATGCAGTTGTCCTGACTGAAACATCTGTGTTTTCAGGCTGAAGAGGACTTGAGGCAGAATAAAGCAGGTCCAGTGCATGCAGTGGACCAAACCGTCCACACAGATGAAGAGAAGGCCATCCGTGAAGTGGTGGAAAACGTCCTCTGGCAGATGGATGCAGACAGAAAAAGCACTGCGCTCAAACAGCTGCAGGGCCACATGTGGAGAGCTGCTTATATGACTGGGAAAATCAAAGGCGAGTAAGTAACCTCATCTTTGTGTCTGAGGTTGATAAGAAAttatcaaatgtttttttatttattattattattattattattaataaataagcTTTAAATATAGGCTGTCAGATAAGGTTGTGGCTGCAGCCTTggatatacatatacacaataacaacactgcatacatttttaacattttacacacactcactcattcatctCATTTGTTATACATGGTGATTTTATAACCAAGTATTATTTCTCAGGTTC
This genomic stretch from Megalobrama amblycephala isolate DHTTF-2021 linkage group LG2, ASM1881202v1, whole genome shotgun sequence harbors:
- the hnrnpd gene encoding heterogeneous nuclear ribonucleoprotein D0 isoform X1, encoding MSEEQNLGEDSMMMMMKMEDDDGEGLGEEQMPGADDEGGQGEAEGSKIDASKNEEDEGKMFVGGLSWDTTKKDLKDYFTKFGEVVDCTLKLDPLTGRSRGFGFVLFKEAESVEKVITQKEHKLNGKVIDPKKAKAMKSKEPVKKIFVGGLSPDTPEEKIREYFDAYGEVDSIELPMENKTNKRRGFCFITFKEEEPVKKIMEKKYHNIGLSKCEVKVAMSKEQYQQQQQWGGRGGYSSRSRGRGGPNQNWNQGYGNYWNQGYGNYGNYGYNNQGYGGYGGYDYSGYNNYYGYGDYSNQQSGYGKSPRRGGHQNSYKPY
- the hnrnpd gene encoding heterogeneous nuclear ribonucleoprotein D0 isoform X2 — encoded protein: MSEEQNLGEDSMMMMMKMEDDDGEGLGEEQMPGADDEGGQGEAEGSKIDASKNEEDEGKMFVGGLSWDTTKKDLKDYFTKFGEVVDCTLKLDPLTGRSRGFGFVLFKEAESVEKVITQKEHKLNGKVIDPKKAKAMKSKEPVKKIFVGGLSPDTPEEKIREYFDAYGEVDSIELPMENKTNKRRGFCFITFKEEEPVKKIMEKKYHNIGLSKCEVKVAMSKEQYQQQQQWGGRGGYSSRSRGRGGPNQNWNQGYGNYWNQGYGNYGNYGYNNQGYGGYGGYDYSGYNNYYGYDQQSGYGKSPRRGGHQNSYKPY
- the enoph1 gene encoding enolase-phosphatase E1 isoform X2 — its product is MPCSLPAMCDAQRMSWSGDTRPAMKSPLAGTNKDILFPYIRENLEEYLSAHWEEDECKQDVHLLKKQAEEDLRQNKAGPVHAVDQTVHTDEEKAIREVVENVLWQMDADRKSTALKQLQGHMWRAAYMTGKIKGEVYQDVVPAVRRWRHHGLKVYIYSSGSVEAQKLLFGYSVQGNLLDLFDGHFDTNIGAKVESKSYENIAERIGCQPEEIMFLTDVTREAKAAEDAGVNVAVVVRPGNMELTEEERNHYKIVTSFNQLELSGNI
- the hnrnpdl gene encoding heterogeneous nuclear ribonucleoprotein D-like isoform X2: MQAEEQGDFSTDEFPEGSKINASKNQEDDGKMFIGGLSWDTSKKDLTDYLSKFGEVLDCTIKTDPMTGRSRGFGFVLFRDAESVDKVLELKEHKLDGKLIDPKRAKAIKGKEPPKKVFVGGLSPDTTEEQIREYFGAYGDIESIELPMDTKTNERRGFCFVTYVLEDPVQKLLENRYHQIGSGKCEVKVAQPKEVYRQQQNRADRGFGGGRGGGRGGRGRGQGQGYNQGYNSYYGQNYGGYGNGYNQGYNGYSGYDYSGYNYPNYGYGQGYDDYNGQQSSYGKASRESGNHQNSYQPY
- the hnrnpdl gene encoding heterogeneous nuclear ribonucleoprotein D-like isoform X1, producing the protein MQAEEQGDFSTDEFPEGSKINASKNQEDDGRKMFIGGLSWDTSKKDLTDYLSKFGEVLDCTIKTDPMTGRSRGFGFVLFRDAESVDKVLELKEHKLDGKLIDPKRAKAIKGKEPPKKVFVGGLSPDTTEEQIREYFGAYGDIESIELPMDTKTNERRGFCFVTYVLEDPVQKLLENRYHQIGSGKCEVKVAQPKEVYRQQQNRADRGFGGGRGGGRGGRGRGQGQGYNQGYNSYYGQNYGGYGNGYNQGYNGYSGYDYSGYNYPNYGYGQGYDDYNGQQSSYGKASRESGNHQNSYQPY